A single region of the Malaclemys terrapin pileata isolate rMalTer1 chromosome 4, rMalTer1.hap1, whole genome shotgun sequence genome encodes:
- the INAFM2 gene encoding putative transmembrane protein INAFM2, with the protein MKEKEPPAERGKPATYTGDKKARMAAKTNKKWVRLATVLAYVLSVSLAAIVLAVYYSLIWQPVRQPTGPSTPGRTTHGPHTERHGGASPTEPLTRPGSGQGAAGTERAATSTAPPSSNEPGPAPDPTVLQRVHRSH; encoded by the coding sequence ATGAAGGAGAAGGAGCCgccggcggagcggggcaagcccgcCACCTACACCGGGGACAAGAAGGCGCGGATGGCGGCCAAGACCAACAAGAAGTGGGTGCGCCTGGCCACGGTGCTGGCCTACGTGCTCTCCGTCTCGCTGGCTGCCATCGTGCTCGCCGTCTACTACAGCCTCATCTGGCAGCCGGTGCGCCAGCCGAcagggcccagcacccccggccggACGACGCACGGGCCCCACACGGAGCGGCACGGGGGAGCCAGCCCCACGGAGCCGCTTACGCGGCCGGGTTCCGGCCAAGGGGCGGCCGGGACTGAGCGCGCTGCCACCTCGACAGCGCCACCGTCGAGCAAcgagcccggcccagcccccgaccCCACCGTGCTGCAGCGGGTGCATCGGAGCCACTGA